Proteins from a single region of Belliella baltica DSM 15883:
- a CDS encoding Gfo/Idh/MocA family protein, translating into MNSRRKFLQNSLLATAGITMSNVVTAEQFFRTTQKIGANDQINVGVIGCKGMGWSNMNSMLKMPQVNCIALADIDQNILNQRAADVLKQRNRKPTLYTDYRKMLENKDIDVVIIGTPDHWHCLNMVDSLSAGKHVYVEKPLANSIEECKVMVDATARYGKLVQVGQWQRSGSQYSEAIEFVKSGQLGNIRLVKCWAYQGWMKPVPVKPDSSVPQGVDYDMWLGPAPKRSFNENRFHFNFRWFWDYAGGLMTDWGVHEIDIALFAMGVSAPKSIMASGGKLAYPDDASETPDTLQTVYEYEGFNMLWEHATGIDSGNYGYTEGIAFIGNNATLVVNRGGWEIISGKEGDKPKLEAMSRVKPKGNALDLHTMNFVESISKNDASLLNCGVETGSVAAINAHMGNIAYKTGEKIYWDQDKGVFNKAEANDLLYATYHNGWKLPKV; encoded by the coding sequence ATGAATTCAAGAAGAAAATTTTTGCAAAACAGCCTCTTAGCAACAGCAGGAATTACAATGTCCAATGTGGTAACGGCCGAACAGTTTTTTAGAACCACACAAAAAATAGGAGCAAATGATCAGATAAATGTTGGAGTGATCGGTTGTAAAGGTATGGGCTGGTCAAATATGAATTCAATGTTAAAAATGCCTCAAGTCAACTGTATCGCACTTGCAGACATAGATCAAAACATTTTGAATCAGCGTGCGGCAGATGTTCTCAAGCAAAGAAATAGAAAACCTACTTTATACACTGATTATAGAAAAATGTTGGAAAATAAGGACATTGATGTAGTCATTATTGGCACTCCAGATCACTGGCATTGTTTGAACATGGTAGATAGTCTCTCTGCTGGAAAGCATGTCTATGTAGAAAAGCCATTGGCTAACTCAATAGAAGAATGTAAAGTGATGGTAGACGCAACAGCTCGCTATGGTAAATTAGTCCAAGTAGGACAATGGCAAAGAAGTGGTTCGCAGTATAGTGAGGCAATTGAATTTGTGAAATCTGGTCAATTAGGTAATATTCGTTTGGTGAAATGTTGGGCATATCAAGGTTGGATGAAGCCTGTGCCAGTGAAGCCTGACTCTTCTGTACCTCAAGGAGTGGATTATGACATGTGGCTAGGTCCAGCACCGAAGCGTTCTTTTAATGAAAATCGTTTCCATTTTAATTTCAGATGGTTCTGGGATTATGCAGGTGGATTGATGACGGATTGGGGAGTACATGAAATAGATATAGCACTTTTTGCAATGGGAGTGTCGGCGCCAAAATCAATCATGGCTTCTGGAGGGAAACTCGCTTACCCCGATGATGCCTCAGAAACACCAGATACCTTACAGACTGTTTATGAATATGAAGGATTCAATATGCTGTGGGAACATGCTACAGGAATAGATAGTGGAAATTATGGCTACACTGAAGGCATTGCATTCATAGGTAATAATGCGACGCTTGTTGTAAATAGAGGCGGTTGGGAAATAATTTCTGGAAAGGAGGGGGATAAGCCGAAATTAGAAGCCATGTCAAGAGTAAAACCGAAAGGAAATGCTTTGGATTTGCATACGATGAATTTTGTGGAATCAATTTCAAAAAATGATGCTTCGTTATTGAATTGTGGTGTGGAAACAGGCAGTGTTGCGGCAATCAATGCACACATGGGTAATATCGCCTATAAGACAGGTGAAAAAATTTACTGGGATCAGGATAAAGGAGTTTTTAATAAAGCTGAAGCCAATGACTTATTATATGCCACCTATCACAATGGATGGAAATTGCCAAAAGTTTAA
- the tenA gene encoding thiaminase II codes for MKWSEQTWERVNLIYNQILELPFNQELSNGTLDQEKFKFYMAQDAYYLGEFGKALSTISGRLKDLDQVLAFSQFASGAIVVERALHEGYFKTLGIPEEVQPSPTCLLYTNYLLSQAAYSNIEVAVAAVLPCFWIYKKVGDYIYSQQEAENLNPYKNWIDTYAGEDFANSVNQAINIADDLAAKASDSLKSQMHDAFEMATKLEWMFWDSAYKQEKWAI; via the coding sequence ATGAAATGGAGTGAACAAACATGGGAAAGAGTTAATCTCATTTATAATCAAATCTTAGAATTACCTTTCAATCAAGAGCTGAGTAATGGAACTTTAGACCAGGAAAAATTTAAATTTTATATGGCTCAAGATGCTTATTACTTGGGTGAATTTGGCAAAGCATTGAGCACGATTTCTGGAAGGTTAAAGGATTTAGATCAAGTTCTGGCCTTTTCTCAATTTGCTTCAGGAGCTATCGTTGTTGAGCGAGCCCTGCATGAAGGATATTTCAAAACTTTGGGGATTCCTGAAGAAGTTCAGCCATCTCCGACCTGTCTGCTATACACTAATTATTTACTTTCTCAAGCCGCATATTCCAATATAGAAGTTGCCGTAGCCGCAGTTTTACCCTGTTTTTGGATTTACAAAAAAGTAGGGGATTATATTTATTCTCAACAGGAAGCTGAAAATCTAAATCCATACAAAAATTGGATCGATACTTATGCCGGGGAAGATTTTGCCAATTCTGTAAATCAAGCAATCAACATTGCAGATGATTTGGCAGCGAAAGCAAGTGATTCATTGAAGTCTCAAATGCATGATGCTTTCGAGATGGCGACGAAGTTAGAATGGATGTTTTGGGATTCAGCTTACAAACAAGAGAAGTGGGCAATCTGA
- the thiD gene encoding bifunctional hydroxymethylpyrimidine kinase/phosphomethylpyrimidine kinase, with product MKTYISVLSIAGSDSSGGAGIQADLKTFSALGCYGMTVITATTAQNTQGVKAIHSIPVNHIADQLDSVLQDITPKAIKIGMIDRPDVVDCLVDKLEGSDIPIVYDPVMVATSGDRLIQEETIDVIKEKLFPITTLLTPNLDETEILCGFKVYNLTDMRKAASYLQHFVPNAVLIKGGHLQTPVIQDLLVFADGKERVFESEKIQSSNLHGTGCSLSSAIAAELAKGKELEEAVNIARNYIYEAILHGKSIKTGKGSGPLNHFYHPQKQIIHEME from the coding sequence ATGAAAACTTACATTTCTGTATTGAGCATAGCAGGTTCTGACAGTAGTGGAGGAGCAGGAATACAAGCAGACTTGAAAACTTTCTCAGCTTTAGGCTGCTATGGAATGACGGTAATTACAGCCACTACTGCGCAGAATACACAGGGAGTAAAAGCTATTCACAGCATTCCTGTAAATCATATAGCAGATCAGTTAGATTCGGTTTTGCAGGATATTACACCCAAAGCAATCAAAATTGGGATGATCGATAGACCAGATGTGGTGGATTGTTTGGTTGATAAATTAGAAGGTTCAGATATTCCTATAGTTTATGATCCTGTAATGGTAGCTACCTCAGGTGACCGACTAATTCAAGAAGAAACAATTGATGTGATCAAAGAAAAGTTGTTTCCAATTACAACACTTTTAACTCCAAATTTAGATGAAACTGAAATTCTTTGTGGATTTAAAGTTTACAATCTAACGGATATGCGAAAAGCCGCATCTTATCTTCAACATTTTGTTCCAAATGCTGTCCTTATCAAGGGGGGGCATTTGCAAACTCCTGTCATTCAGGATTTGCTCGTTTTCGCTGATGGAAAGGAAAGGGTTTTTGAAAGTGAAAAAATCCAATCCTCAAATTTACATGGAACAGGTTGCTCACTTTCTTCTGCCATTGCAGCAGAATTAGCTAAAGGAAAAGAATTAGAAGAGGCTGTAAATATTGCAAGAAACTACATCTATGAAGCAATTTTGCATGGAAAATCAATCAAAACTGGAAAGGGATCTGGGCCATTGAATCACTTTTATCACCCTCAAAAACAAATTATCCATGAAATGGAGTGA
- the thiE gene encoding thiamine phosphate synthase, protein MKYDFPYRLYLVTDQLACLGRDFFWVVEEALKGGAEIVQLREKELSEPDFIRKAERLKIICDQYQVPLIINDNAQVAKHVGAYGLHVGQSDLAITDAKQVLGKDYPIGLSIEQLEDIQSSESEMAWYYGVSPIYSTPTKIDTRREWGLNGLRELQKISRKKLVAIGNIKIQNAADVIEAGADCLAVVSGICSADYPAKAAEAFRIEIEKGLKFK, encoded by the coding sequence ATGAAGTATGATTTTCCTTACCGGTTGTATTTAGTGACGGATCAGCTTGCCTGCCTCGGAAGAGATTTCTTTTGGGTAGTGGAAGAAGCTTTAAAAGGCGGTGCGGAAATTGTACAGCTTAGAGAAAAAGAATTAAGTGAACCTGATTTTATTCGAAAAGCAGAGCGACTCAAAATAATTTGTGATCAATATCAAGTTCCCTTAATCATCAATGACAATGCTCAAGTGGCAAAACATGTTGGAGCCTATGGACTTCATGTTGGTCAATCGGATTTGGCTATTACAGATGCTAAGCAAGTTTTGGGAAAAGATTATCCAATTGGTTTGTCGATAGAACAATTGGAGGATATTCAATCTTCAGAATCTGAAATGGCATGGTATTATGGGGTCAGTCCAATTTACTCAACACCAACAAAAATAGATACGCGAAGAGAATGGGGATTGAATGGACTTCGAGAACTTCAAAAAATAAGTAGGAAGAAACTTGTAGCCATCGGGAATATCAAAATTCAGAATGCAGCGGATGTGATTGAGGCAGGGGCGGATTGTTTAGCAGTAGTATCAGGTATTTGTAGTGCAGATTATCCAGCGAAGGCTGCTGAGGCATTTAGAATAGAAATTGAAAAAGGACTTAAATTTAAATAA
- the thiM gene encoding hydroxyethylthiazole kinase, with amino-acid sequence MKELISNTFRQFKSNPTLVQNITNYVVMNNTANALLAVGASPIMSHAHPEQADMVRIISSLVINIGTLDEYWAESMLLAAEQANLQSKPWVLDPVGAGATPYRNEILSQLLLKKPTVIRGNASEIMSLASVNVQSKGVDSSNSSDEALQAGIQLSKETEAVVCISGAKDYIIHNDKIATITNGSPLMAKVTGMGCTASAIVGAFVGLGKDPFLETLTAMAVMGVAGDLAADMAIGPGTLQLYFYDALYNLTEEELEKRVQASVI; translated from the coding sequence ATGAAAGAGTTAATAAGTAATACGTTTCGACAATTTAAGTCTAATCCAACTTTGGTTCAAAACATCACAAACTATGTGGTCATGAACAATACAGCAAATGCTTTGCTCGCTGTTGGCGCTTCACCAATTATGTCGCATGCACATCCTGAGCAAGCTGATATGGTTCGCATTATCAGTTCTCTTGTAATCAATATAGGTACACTTGATGAATATTGGGCTGAAAGTATGCTTTTGGCAGCAGAACAAGCTAATTTACAAAGCAAGCCTTGGGTCTTGGATCCGGTCGGTGCTGGGGCTACACCTTACAGAAATGAAATCCTTTCACAACTTCTCTTAAAAAAGCCGACTGTCATTAGAGGCAATGCATCTGAAATTATGTCTTTGGCTAGTGTGAATGTTCAAAGCAAAGGAGTGGATAGCAGTAATTCTTCTGATGAAGCCTTGCAAGCTGGAATTCAACTTTCTAAAGAAACTGAGGCCGTTGTCTGCATCTCTGGAGCAAAAGATTATATTATCCATAATGACAAAATAGCCACAATCACCAATGGCAGCCCTCTGATGGCGAAAGTTACCGGAATGGGATGTACAGCCTCGGCAATAGTTGGAGCATTTGTTGGTCTTGGAAAAGATCCATTTTTAGAAACCCTCACCGCAATGGCAGTTATGGGAGTTGCGGGAGATTTAGCCGCTGATATGGCAATTGGTCCAGGTACGCTTCAATTATATTTTTACGATGCACTTTATAATTTGACAGAAGAAGAACTAGAGAAAAGGGTACAAGCCTCTGTGATATGA
- a CDS encoding T9SS-dependent choice-of-anchor J family protein, giving the protein MKHYLRKTLMFAMLMCWSMISLQAQTEVIAGWTFESSIVEDRIIADLGNSLNTGDNAQIISPVNINFTTYVQGTGGSGTFSKNTNAWQDAATSEKYWQIKVNTLGFDNLNLSSRQQGSSTGPRDFKIDYSLDGLTWVAIPGSEITVGTTFGSATVDGLAIPAEASNKNEVFFRWIATSNNSIGGGTVASTGTNRIDDILLQGIAIEEEPDQELTTLALWDFTGQPGNQAFNSGIGSTNVNAINFTRGSGIAPTNAANSISSSGWSISDENDYFSFGLEVEEGFQVTLNQLILATRASNTGPGKLALRSSLDNFSSNITVWDNVGTTFSNQNFELTSLDNLTGTIEFRIYANEDVRADGGSPIASGGTLRVANFSEGGGVFSPVRFLGSVSEIPAPEPIEFVNWDFTGTTGSQEFTVGTALVSGVEARDFGRGSGINSSSASNSISSSGWNAGDDRYFTFGFNVAADKLIDLNSVKFGARSSGTGPAEMALVYSGDDFSSNLATWTQPANAFINLDFDLSNLQNLSGAVEFRIITTSDVSASGGTIGSGGTYRITNFFPGPLPVSFTGVVKNASGVIIPGLTTDPTSLEFGSVSKNDDTPVLSYTLSAVNLESGVTVSATAPYSVSKDGNSFSPSIEFTVDEMATEQTVFVQLDNSAEGNFNGTISNTTDGATPVSVAVSASVFDPFNISEDFNSICQTDNGPIGSSWSTVSVSGDQVWACTRFGRAGTNPTASTPFGVQINGFAGGAVLNEDWLISAPYDLTGFNIPLMTFWSRVAFGGPRLQLLISTDYVDGNPNDATWTELSDRFATSDVWTFSGQVDLSAYLNETVRIAFVYNSSPKTGAARWTLDDFALFSSDVPAEPFFSNNIGNVDYFHFGVVPVGETSTETRTFNFGLSNAVADLTITGGEGFEFSKDGETFSPTLIYSMSELTGQKTVTIRFAPTSEGAFAGPITFESGAINISRGYLTGATINKEETFDVVNWNIEWFGSTNSGQGPANVDLQLENVKRVIEDLDADVYAFQEITSLAKFTELADALPGYGMAVSPATSAGGEFAEEAQKLTYLFKLATVDTIQTKVLLTGVNPSDLVGYPSTPDRFWASGRLPYLMDIKTNINGVQENVTLVNVHTRSNGGGESSANPRYSMRKYDVNVLKDSLDAYYNDVNLILLGDFNDDLDETVADQTAATVNTTETSFINYINDTENYNPITISLSNAGLRTFPTFENVIDHQIISTELIENWVVNSERIVAPYGLIPNYDNSTSDHLPVESRFIFRCDLESAQVVASETQVCAGSNSVDFELLGGRFDSIIGWEISIDEGTSWSLIEGSAELSKITVENLESSAFVRAIIDSNICDPIPTEAAAVSIKTLPTPFIAFESGKLFTLEGDYSYQWFKNGVLIAISSINETRIQGAGIYTVLITDADGCTSLSEEYAFPTVNASNKVKVYPNPSSRVVNVELKRTEGLQNVELRAANGVLIESNLSTGELVQFDVSSLAKGVYLIMITDRNGNTTVERLIVR; this is encoded by the coding sequence ATGAAACACTATTTACGCAAGACATTAATGTTTGCTATGTTGATGTGCTGGAGCATGATATCGCTTCAAGCACAGACAGAAGTTATAGCAGGCTGGACTTTTGAATCATCAATAGTTGAGGATCGAATAATCGCTGATCTAGGTAACTCTTTGAATACTGGAGATAATGCTCAAATTATCAGTCCTGTAAATATTAATTTTACGACCTATGTTCAAGGGACAGGAGGCTCTGGTACATTTTCAAAAAATACAAACGCATGGCAAGATGCTGCAACTTCTGAAAAGTATTGGCAAATAAAAGTTAATACTCTTGGTTTTGACAACCTCAATCTATCTAGCAGACAACAAGGGTCAAGTACAGGGCCAAGGGATTTTAAAATTGATTATAGCTTGGATGGATTGACTTGGGTAGCAATTCCAGGAAGTGAAATTACTGTAGGAACTACCTTCGGTTCCGCTACGGTTGATGGTTTAGCAATACCAGCTGAAGCATCTAATAAGAATGAGGTTTTTTTTAGATGGATCGCCACTTCGAACAATAGTATAGGTGGAGGAACAGTAGCTTCTACGGGAACTAATAGAATAGATGATATTCTATTACAAGGAATAGCCATAGAAGAAGAGCCTGATCAAGAGTTGACAACATTGGCTCTTTGGGATTTCACAGGACAACCTGGTAATCAAGCATTCAATTCAGGAATTGGTTCTACAAATGTAAATGCAATAAATTTTACAAGAGGATCCGGAATTGCACCTACAAACGCAGCTAATTCAATTAGTTCATCCGGTTGGTCTATATCTGATGAAAATGATTATTTTTCGTTTGGACTTGAAGTTGAAGAAGGATTTCAAGTAACTCTAAATCAATTAATCTTAGCTACTAGAGCTTCTAATACTGGACCTGGAAAATTAGCTTTACGTTCTAGTTTAGATAATTTTTCGTCCAACATCACTGTATGGGACAATGTAGGTACAACATTCTCAAATCAAAATTTTGAGCTTACTTCACTTGATAATCTCACAGGGACAATAGAATTTAGAATTTATGCAAATGAAGATGTCAGAGCAGATGGAGGTTCTCCAATTGCATCTGGTGGAACTTTAAGAGTTGCGAATTTTTCTGAAGGAGGTGGAGTATTTTCACCTGTTAGATTCTTAGGAAGTGTTTCTGAAATTCCAGCTCCCGAACCTATAGAATTTGTGAACTGGGACTTTACTGGTACTACTGGAAGCCAAGAATTTACAGTAGGAACAGCACTTGTATCAGGTGTGGAAGCAAGAGATTTTGGCAGAGGTTCGGGGATTAATTCTTCTAGCGCTTCAAACTCCATAAGTTCATCAGGTTGGAATGCTGGCGATGATAGGTATTTTACATTCGGATTCAATGTGGCAGCTGATAAACTGATAGACTTAAATTCAGTGAAATTTGGTGCTAGATCTTCGGGCACTGGACCTGCAGAAATGGCTCTAGTTTACAGTGGAGATGACTTTTCTTCAAATCTAGCTACCTGGACTCAGCCAGCAAATGCATTCATCAATTTAGACTTTGATCTTTCAAATCTTCAAAATTTATCAGGTGCTGTTGAATTTAGAATTATTACAACAAGTGATGTATCAGCAAGCGGAGGAACAATTGGATCTGGTGGCACTTATAGAATCACCAACTTCTTCCCTGGCCCTTTACCTGTTTCCTTCACTGGAGTTGTTAAAAATGCTAGTGGTGTAATCATCCCAGGTTTGACAACTGATCCTACTTCTTTAGAGTTTGGTTCTGTAAGCAAAAATGATGATACTCCAGTACTTTCTTACACACTTTCGGCTGTGAATCTAGAAAGTGGTGTAACGGTTTCTGCAACTGCTCCTTATTCAGTTTCTAAAGACGGAAACAGCTTCTCTCCTTCTATTGAATTTACAGTAGATGAAATGGCAACTGAACAAACCGTATTTGTGCAACTGGATAATAGTGCAGAGGGCAACTTCAATGGGACTATTTCAAACACAACAGATGGTGCTACACCTGTATCTGTGGCTGTTTCAGCTTCTGTATTTGATCCATTCAATATTTCAGAGGACTTCAATAGTATTTGTCAGACAGATAATGGTCCAATAGGAAGCTCTTGGTCAACAGTAAGTGTATCAGGCGACCAAGTTTGGGCTTGTACAAGGTTTGGAAGAGCTGGAACTAATCCTACAGCCTCAACACCTTTTGGTGTTCAAATTAATGGTTTTGCTGGAGGTGCAGTATTGAATGAAGATTGGCTGATCTCAGCACCTTATGATTTGACAGGGTTCAATATTCCTTTGATGACTTTCTGGAGCAGAGTAGCTTTTGGAGGACCTAGATTACAACTCTTGATTTCTACTGACTATGTAGATGGTAATCCTAATGACGCTACATGGACAGAATTGAGTGATAGGTTTGCCACCTCAGATGTATGGACATTCTCTGGACAAGTTGATCTGAGTGCTTATTTGAATGAAACTGTGAGAATTGCCTTTGTTTATAATTCTTCTCCTAAAACAGGTGCAGCAAGGTGGACTTTGGATGATTTTGCTTTGTTTAGTTCTGATGTACCTGCCGAGCCATTCTTCTCTAACAATATTGGAAATGTAGATTATTTCCACTTTGGTGTAGTCCCTGTTGGGGAGACTTCCACAGAGACAAGAACATTCAATTTCGGATTATCCAATGCTGTAGCTGATTTGACAATTACAGGAGGAGAAGGTTTCGAATTCTCCAAAGATGGTGAAACATTTAGTCCTACTTTAATTTATTCAATGTCAGAATTGACAGGACAGAAAACTGTAACGATAAGGTTTGCTCCTACATCGGAAGGTGCTTTTGCAGGTCCAATTACTTTTGAAAGTGGAGCGATCAATATTTCAAGAGGATACTTAACTGGTGCTACAATCAATAAAGAGGAGACTTTTGATGTAGTCAATTGGAACATTGAATGGTTTGGTTCTACCAATTCAGGTCAGGGACCAGCAAATGTTGATTTGCAGCTTGAAAATGTAAAAAGAGTGATAGAAGATTTGGACGCTGATGTGTATGCCTTCCAAGAAATCACTTCCTTAGCTAAATTCACGGAATTGGCAGATGCACTTCCAGGCTATGGAATGGCAGTTTCTCCTGCAACTTCTGCTGGTGGAGAATTTGCAGAAGAAGCTCAAAAACTCACGTATCTATTTAAGTTGGCCACAGTGGATACAATTCAGACAAAGGTTCTATTAACAGGTGTAAATCCTTCTGATTTAGTAGGCTATCCATCCACACCAGATAGATTCTGGGCTTCTGGAAGACTGCCTTATCTGATGGATATCAAGACTAATATCAACGGAGTTCAGGAAAATGTTACTTTGGTCAATGTTCACACAAGATCAAATGGTGGTGGTGAAAGCAGTGCGAACCCTAGATATTCGATGAGAAAGTATGATGTCAATGTATTGAAAGATTCTTTGGATGCTTATTACAATGATGTCAATTTGATCCTTTTGGGTGACTTCAATGATGACCTTGATGAAACTGTGGCGGATCAAACTGCAGCTACGGTTAACACCACAGAAACTTCATTCATCAACTATATCAACGACACGGAAAATTACAACCCAATCACAATCAGCTTGAGTAATGCAGGTTTGAGAACCTTCCCTACTTTTGAAAATGTGATTGATCATCAAATTATTTCTACAGAATTGATTGAGAACTGGGTGGTCAATTCTGAAAGAATTGTAGCTCCTTACGGATTGATTCCCAACTATGACAACAGTACTTCGGATCACCTTCCGGTAGAGAGTAGGTTTATTTTCAGATGTGACCTTGAGTCAGCTCAAGTTGTTGCCTCAGAAACTCAAGTTTGCGCTGGATCCAACAGTGTTGATTTTGAATTGCTTGGAGGAAGATTCGATAGCATCATTGGTTGGGAGATTTCTATAGATGAAGGTACTTCTTGGTCATTGATCGAGGGATCTGCAGAATTGAGTAAAATTACAGTGGAAAATCTTGAGTCTTCAGCCTTTGTTAGGGCGATCATTGACTCAAATATCTGTGATCCAATTCCTACAGAAGCTGCTGCGGTATCGATAAAAACCTTACCCACTCCATTTATAGCCTTCGAAAGTGGGAAATTATTCACTTTAGAAGGGGATTACTCTTATCAATGGTTTAAAAATGGCGTCTTAATTGCTATTTCTTCAATCAATGAAACGAGAATTCAGGGAGCAGGAATTTATACTGTGTTGATTACTGATGCGGATGGCTGTACTTCCTTGTCTGAAGAGTATGCTTTTCCTACAGTCAATGCTTCAAATAAAGTTAAGGTTTATCCTAACCCTAGCTCTCGAGTTGTGAATGTAGAATTGAAGCGTACTGAAGGACTTCAAAACGTAGAACTCAGAGCTGCCAATGGTGTTTTGATTGAATCCAACTTATCAACTGGTGAATTGGTACAATTTGATGTATCTTCTTTAGCAAAAGGGGTTTATCTTATCATGATTACTGATAGAAATGGAAATACAACGGTAGAAAGATTAATCGTTAGATAA
- a CDS encoding 1-acyl-sn-glycerol-3-phosphate acyltransferase: MSPFEDIRPFYDTEVNEALREIIHHPMLKAMMNFTFPDVSDDYWRDLMLHCHSIRDFQINFIYPSVQKVLEKSSEGLSTSGFEKLEKNVSYLFISNHRDIILDTSLLNACLYEHGLSMTTTAIGDNLVKKPFLKSLSKLTRSFTIKRGLPARELLESSKITSAYIKNSLLRENRSVWIAQREGRTKDGNDETHKGVLKMISMAAGEENFIDYFKRINIVPISISYEYDPTDVLKMPELLAKAKSETYVKGENEDFMTLLNGIMGQKKRIHIHVGNLLNKEIQQIAVQEQNANKQFQAIADLLDRNILAGYKLWPTNYIAHDLLYGDEEYKDQYTIEEKKVFENRFQKVVDLNDPMAVKSYLAMYANPVNNQKRVLEEVKN, from the coding sequence ATGTCACCCTTTGAAGATATTAGACCTTTTTACGATACAGAAGTCAATGAAGCATTGAGAGAAATCATTCATCACCCTATGTTAAAGGCCATGATGAATTTCACTTTTCCCGATGTATCAGACGATTATTGGAGAGATTTGATGCTTCACTGTCATTCTATCAGAGATTTTCAAATCAATTTTATTTATCCATCCGTTCAGAAGGTTTTGGAAAAAAGCTCTGAGGGCTTAAGCACTTCAGGTTTTGAAAAGTTAGAGAAAAACGTTTCTTACCTTTTCATTTCAAATCACAGAGATATCATTTTAGACACTTCCTTGCTCAATGCTTGTTTGTATGAGCATGGTCTCTCTATGACAACCACTGCTATTGGTGATAATTTGGTTAAAAAACCATTTTTAAAATCCCTTTCAAAACTCACTAGAAGTTTTACTATCAAAAGAGGTTTGCCAGCGAGAGAACTTTTGGAAAGCTCTAAAATCACTTCTGCCTATATCAAAAATTCACTGCTTAGAGAAAATAGATCTGTATGGATTGCGCAGCGGGAAGGACGAACCAAGGATGGAAATGATGAAACCCACAAAGGAGTTCTTAAGATGATCTCCATGGCAGCGGGTGAAGAAAACTTTATTGATTATTTCAAGAGAATCAATATCGTACCAATTTCCATTTCCTATGAATATGATCCAACGGATGTATTGAAGATGCCTGAATTACTTGCTAAGGCAAAGTCAGAAACCTATGTCAAAGGTGAGAATGAAGACTTTATGACTTTGCTGAATGGAATTATGGGACAGAAGAAGAGAATTCATATTCATGTGGGCAATTTGCTCAATAAAGAAATTCAGCAGATCGCAGTTCAGGAACAGAATGCCAACAAACAATTCCAAGCGATTGCTGATTTGTTGGATAGAAATATTCTTGCGGGCTACAAATTATGGCCTACAAATTATATTGCACATGACCTGCTTTATGGAGATGAAGAATATAAGGATCAATACACCATAGAAGAAAAAAAGGTTTTTGAAAATCGCTTTCAAAAAGTAGTGGATTTAAATGATCCAATGGCAGTAAAAAGTTATCTCGCCATGTATGCTAATCCTGTCAATAATCAAAAAAGAGTATTAGAGGAAGTCAAAAATTGA